One genomic segment of Vibrio fluvialis includes these proteins:
- a CDS encoding hybrid-cluster NAD(P)-dependent oxidoreductase has product MSAWAEQDILELVCARKWAETADCVSFELASPDASVGFDFKPGQFASLGFDIAGQTEYRAYSISSMPQQPVLRFTVKRVAGGKVSGHVLESLSQGDVIRVMKPQGLFNNVDCAARDKVVLISAGCGITPVMSMARSWLEQGNVDIDFLHVARSLTETIYANELEQLGQQYPQFHLKLLLKEAGSTQHAQGRLDQSWLNTLIPDLHQRTVYLCGPVGFMQDVKRYLEALDFDMQHFYQESFTPTVAENTQASVAESVRVRVDAFGADIEAPSESLLLEALETGQLPIIAACRSGICGSCKCRVTSGTVRSHSQETLSADEIEQGYVLACSTVLESDVEIALN; this is encoded by the coding sequence ATGTCTGCCTGGGCAGAACAAGACATTCTCGAATTAGTATGTGCGCGCAAATGGGCAGAAACCGCCGATTGTGTCAGCTTTGAGTTGGCATCACCTGATGCGTCTGTTGGGTTTGACTTCAAACCGGGGCAGTTTGCCAGCCTGGGTTTTGATATTGCAGGACAAACCGAGTACCGCGCTTATTCCATCAGTTCAATGCCACAGCAGCCGGTATTACGATTCACTGTCAAACGTGTGGCTGGCGGCAAAGTGTCCGGCCATGTATTGGAGTCGCTCAGTCAGGGGGACGTGATTCGCGTGATGAAGCCGCAAGGACTATTTAACAATGTCGATTGCGCGGCGCGCGATAAAGTGGTGCTGATCAGTGCTGGCTGTGGTATTACGCCGGTCATGTCGATGGCGCGTTCGTGGCTGGAGCAGGGGAATGTGGACATCGACTTTCTGCATGTCGCGCGCAGTTTAACGGAAACGATCTACGCCAACGAGTTGGAGCAACTGGGTCAACAGTATCCGCAGTTTCATCTAAAGCTGCTGCTCAAAGAGGCTGGCAGCACTCAGCATGCGCAAGGGCGATTGGATCAATCCTGGCTCAATACGTTGATTCCGGATTTGCATCAGCGAACGGTGTATCTGTGCGGGCCAGTAGGTTTTATGCAGGATGTGAAGCGCTACCTTGAGGCGCTCGATTTCGATATGCAGCACTTCTATCAGGAGAGCTTTACTCCAACCGTGGCTGAGAACACGCAGGCTTCTGTGGCTGAATCGGTTCGTGTACGTGTCGATGCCTTCGGCGCTGACATAGAAGCGCCCAGCGAGAGTTTGCTGCTCGAAGCGCTGGAAACCGGGCAGTTGCCAATTATCGCCGCGTGTCGCAGTGGAATTTGTGGTTCGTGCAAGTGCCGCGTCACCTCGGGAACAGTGCGCAGCCACAGTCAGGAAACGTTGAGTGCTGACGAAATAGAGCAGGGCTATGTGCTGGCCTGTTCAACAGTGCTGGAATCCGATGTAGAAATCGCTCTGAATTAG
- a CDS encoding EAL domain-containing protein — MESSILHALKDKQFSVHFQPIIQASTQKVTGCEALLRWNHPTQGQIPPTIFIPLAERLGFIEQLTDFVIEKALKLIERNPDLMQGKYVSVNIDRSLMCDVAFTYRMVERVMTNSKFAQHIAFEITENGDFTDHELNMVERNFQLLSQAGIRLLVDDFGTGYSGLNFVRQFHFDTLKIDRVFVKNLGHEPHLNNLLMSMLQLAQSLDMQVIVEGVETQEQLDILRELGVDYIQGYLYSKPLPAREFVDYLAGNAQESEGQLSLALS; from the coding sequence TTGGAAAGCTCAATATTACATGCACTGAAAGACAAACAGTTTAGTGTTCATTTTCAGCCTATTATTCAGGCTTCAACGCAGAAGGTAACTGGTTGTGAAGCGTTATTACGCTGGAATCATCCGACGCAAGGGCAGATCCCGCCAACGATTTTTATTCCGCTCGCCGAGCGCCTCGGATTTATCGAACAACTGACTGACTTTGTGATTGAGAAAGCGCTGAAGTTGATTGAACGCAACCCGGATCTGATGCAGGGAAAATACGTCAGTGTCAACATCGACCGTAGCCTGATGTGTGATGTCGCCTTTACCTATCGCATGGTGGAGCGGGTGATGACCAACTCGAAGTTTGCCCAGCACATCGCGTTTGAGATCACCGAAAACGGCGATTTCACCGACCATGAGCTGAACATGGTTGAGCGTAATTTTCAACTACTCAGTCAGGCTGGCATCCGTTTGTTAGTAGACGATTTCGGTACCGGTTATTCGGGTCTCAACTTTGTGCGTCAATTCCACTTCGATACATTAAAAATTGACCGGGTATTCGTGAAGAATCTGGGGCATGAGCCACATCTCAACAACTTGTTGATGTCGATGCTACAACTCGCGCAGAGCTTAGATATGCAGGTGATCGTGGAGGGCGTTGAAACTCAGGAACAGCTCGACATTTTGCGTGAACTTGGGGTGGATTACATTCAGGGTTATCTCTATTCGAAACCTCTGCCTGCGCGTGAATTTGTTGACTATCTAGCAGGTAATGCGCAAGAGAGTGAAGGCCAGCTGTCACTGGCCCTCAGCTAA